A stretch of Fulvia fulva chromosome 4, complete sequence DNA encodes these proteins:
- a CDS encoding Trehalose phosphorylase: MDSHSSAQASRRSSHAAANNGATAKHEFQAVAPTRHIERQQRLREKKHELGIALSEIFLGIAIERKSDSKVDIGFACHDGTYSIDFAGHTLRTDGTDSHGDRAACPTKLPEDYEATNSYTFVGVGLSQEVLDINPQIAPRLWLELDIVPLLIKVEEGGSLHTASQIDGVDELADSMARKCLMFFGPSFQPRVQVGFSNKVEVDLANRARLTSIEDYKRTVSERTWSAVTKYAAALKERKVKIAFFSATPQGGWVALMRHALIRFYTLLGVDCTWWVPKPKPEIFRITKTNHNILQAVAGDDERLSDEQASAIHDWVQMNADRFWLRDKGPLQPRSEGGADVIIVDDPQMPNIVDISKKADPEHPVIFRSHIQIQADLADTPGTPTAGVWDWLWQSVKHADLFIAHPVSAFVPKHVNRRALAYMPATTDWLDGLNKEIRDFGNEYYLHEFNTECVRQRMNTLQYPKRDYIVQIARFDPSKGIPDVLASYAELRRNSEHCRDKKADETPQLVVADHYSVDDPDGVRVLNQTLELLDGEYSDIKDSVVVMRLGPTDQLLNVLMQNARVALQLSTREGFEVKVSEGLHKGVPVIVTKAGGIPLQVQPEKSGFLVETGDYKAVAKYLDVLFSDEERYQEMSQFAASHVSDEVGTVGNAVNWMYLADQLSRGERVEPGGRWIWDLVRDLVGEGREEGEVRLPRNWTT; encoded by the exons ATGGACTCGCACAGCAGCGCACAAGCGTCACGGCGATCCTCACACGCCGCAGCCAACAACGGAGCCACTGCAAAGCACGAATTTCAGGCCGTAGCACCGACACGACACATCGAGCGGCAACAGCGCCTACGAGAGAAGAAGCATGAGCTGGGTATAGCGCTATCGGAGATTTTCCTGGGCATCGCGATTGAGCGGAAGAGTGATTCCAAGGTCGATATCGGGTTTGCTTGTCATGATGGCACGTATAGCATTGACTTCGCGGGGCATACGCTCCGTACGGATGGGACGGACTCGCATGGTGATAGGGCTGCGTGTCCGACGAAGTTACCGGAG GACTATGAGGCGACCAACTCGTATACATTTGTGGGAGTCGGACTGTCACAAGAAGTTCTCGACATCAATCCGCAGATCGCGCCGAGGTTGTGGTTGGAGCTTGATATCGTGCCCCTATTGATTAAGGTGGAGGAAGGTGGCAGTCTGCACACCGCCTCTCAGATTGATGGCGTGGACGAGTTGGCGGACTCGATGGCGAGGAAGTGTCTGAT GTTCTTCGGTCCCAGCTTCCAGCCGCGAGTGCAGGTCGGCTTCAGCAATAAGGTCGAAGTCGACCTGGCAAATCGCGCACGCTTAACATCGATCGAAGACTACAAGCGCACGGTTAGCGAGAGGACATGGAGTGCCGTCACCAAGTATGCTGCCGCACTGAAAGAGCGCAAGGTCAAGATTGCATTCTTCTCTGCCACGCCGCAGGGTGGATGGGTTGCGCTGATGCGACATGCTCTGATTCGATTCTACACATTGCTAGGTGTGGACTGCACTTGGTGGGTGCCAAAGCCCAAGCCCGAGATCTTTCGCATCACCAAGACAAACCACAACATCCTCCAAGCAGTTGCCGGCGACGATGAGCGACTCTCAGACGAGCAGGCTTCGGCGATCCATGACTGGGTCCAGATGAATGCAGATCGATTCTGGCTCAGGGACAAGGGCCCGCTGCAGCCTCGTTCAGAAGGTGGCGCCGATGTGATCATTGTGGATGATCCGCAAATGCCCAACATTGTGGACATCTCGAAGAAGGCCGATCCTGAACACCCTGTCATCTTCCGCTCCCACATCCAGATTCAAGCTGATCTGGCTGATACCCCTGGCACACCTACCGCTGGCGTATGGGACTGGTTGTGGCAAAGTGTAAAGCACGCCGACCTTTTCATCGCCCATCCTGTCAGCGCTTTCGTGCCTAAACATGTCAACAGGCGGGCTCTGGCGTACATGCCTGCGACGACCGATTGGCTCGATGGCCTTAATAAGGAGATTCGCGACTTTGGCAATGAGTATTACCTCCACGAGTTCAACACGGAATGTGTTCGCCAGCGGATGAATACCCTACAATACCCTAAGCGCGATTACATTGTGCAGATCGCACGCTTCGATCCATCAAAAGGCATTCCGGATGTTCTCGCCAGCTATGCCGAGTTGCGCCGTAATTCTGAACATTGCAGAGATAAGAAGGCAGATGAGACGCCGCAGCTCGTCGTCGCTGATCACTACTCTGTCGACGATCCTGACGGCGTCCGAGTGCTTAACCAAACTCTCGAACTCCTCGATGGCGAGTACAGCGACATCAAAGACAGCGTAGTCGTCATGCGCCTAGGCCCCACCGACCAACTCCTCAACGTCCTAATGCAAAATGCTCGCGTGGCCCTCCAGCTCTCCACCCGGGAAGGTTTCGAGGTGAAAGTCTCCGAAGGACTACACAAAGGCGTTCCCGTCATAGTCACCAAAGCTGGTGGAATCCCGCTCCAAGTCCAGCCTGAAAAGTCGGGATTTCTGGTTGAGACGGGGGACTACAAGGCTGTGGCGAAGTATTTGGATGTGCTGTTTAGCGATGAGGAGCGGTATCAGGAGATGAGTCAGTTTGCGGCGAGTCATGTGAGTGATGAGGTGGGGACGGTGGGGAATGCGGTGAATTGGATGTATCTGGCGGATCAGCTGAGTAGAGGGGAGAGGGTCGAGCCGGGTGGAAGGTGGATTTGGGATCTGGTTAGGGATCTAGTTGGGGAGGGGAGGGAGGAGGGTGAGGTTAGGTTGCCGAGGAATTGGACGACGTAG